One Pyrococcus furiosus DSM 3638 genomic window, TCTCTTTCCAATAGCTGCATCAGTTCCCAGCACGGCTATTTTTATGGCCCTAACCTCCTTGATCTTTCCGGTAAATGGGATCTTTAAATCCCTGTACATTTTCCTAACGTCAATTAACTGAACCTTGTACCTCTTTGCTAGCCGGGAGAACTCAGGATCATCGCTGAGGAAGTTGTGGAGACCGTTAACTATATTTATTCTTTTCTTTATCGCCTTCTTTATGATCTCCCTATAAAGAGGAGGTAGGTATCCCCCAGGAGTTGCCACTCCAATTATGAGGTACTTAACATCTGGATGCTCTGCAAGGGCTTCTTCAAGACTTCCATATATGGGGATTCCTCTGTATATTCCATCAAGAATTTCTCCAGCATCCCTTCCAGCTAAGGTAGAGTCTATCACCCCAACAATTTCAAATCTCTTGGAGTACCTAACGAGGCCGTGGGCAGTTTTTCCATCCGTAGTTTTGTACCTTCCCTCGGCTAGGATTAGGGCCTTTTCCATTTTCAAATCCCTCCAGTTAGGAGCAACACAAAATTCTCATTATTCACGCCAAATTTTCTCACAAATTTAACAAGTCCAACTAAAGTTAGAGTGGAAGCTGGAAGTGCTTTTATCCCCTCACTCATCTCCAAAATCTTTGCATATTTTAATGCTGTATCATCACCAAAACCAAAAATATAGCCGTTAGAATCTTTTATGGCTTCGAGCGCATTCTGCAAATCGAAGGATATCGAGGAAACGAGGGGCTCATTAAAATCAGTCTCAACGAAGTCTTTTACTTCTTCAACTCTTCCTGTATAGAAAGCGTTGAGCACTTGGTTTCCATAGCTAGTTGTGACCCCAATTATCCTAGGCATAACTCCATATTTTTTGAATCCATAATAAATTCCAGCTAGTGTGGAGCCGTTTCCTACGGGAACAAATACCGCATATGGCTCTATTTCTTCCAGGATTTCCTTTGAAATTAAGGAATAAGCTTCATAATCAACTGCAGGCTGTGTTCCTGGGTTTGCATCGTAATAGTTCATAGTTTTTGCAAATATTTTGCTCATGAGAACTGCCTCTTCGTACGCTCCATCTACAAATATGACATCTGCTCCATACTCCTTCATTTCTTCTACCCTTGAATTCCTATACTGCCTTGGAACAAAAATTACCGCTTTTATCCCTTCCTTCTTAGCAAAGTATGCTATAGCTACTCCGTAATTACCACAAGTTCCTACAGTAATTCCAGAAAAGCCAAGATCTTTCGCCTGCTTAACGTGAGCTTTAGCTATTCTATCTTTGTGAGTTCTCGTAGGATTGTGCATTTCAAGTTTTAAGTATATCTTGGAGATGTTCAGTTTCTCCTCTAACTTCATAGCCCTCAATAATGGGGATCCTTCGGGATCTGTCTCGTTATCCATATATGACACCATATTTCTCTATTTTTAAATTTGAGTGCTTATTTTTCTTTTTTTAAGCCTTACAATGGTTTCTTTTCTGTATTATT contains:
- a CDS encoding pyridoxal-phosphate dependent enzyme is translated as MDNETDPEGSPLLRAMKLEEKLNISKIYLKLEMHNPTRTHKDRIAKAHVKQAKDLGFSGITVGTCGNYGVAIAYFAKKEGIKAVIFVPRQYRNSRVEEMKEYGADVIFVDGAYEEAVLMSKIFAKTMNYYDANPGTQPAVDYEAYSLISKEILEEIEPYAVFVPVGNGSTLAGIYYGFKKYGVMPRIIGVTTSYGNQVLNAFYTGRVEEVKDFVETDFNEPLVSSISFDLQNALEAIKDSNGYIFGFGDDTALKYAKILEMSEGIKALPASTLTLVGLVKFVRKFGVNNENFVLLLTGGI